The genomic region GCCCAACCTGATTCAACTTGAGaacattatattattatgatttattaaatatatgaCATGTTGTACGGATCGTTTTTCAATCAAATTGGctcttcaatcaattaaaaggTCAATAAACCGAAGCTGAACACAAGTGTGTAAGCTTGTGAAGTCGAATTAAACTGCTTGCCTAAACCAGCTCAACAGCTAATTGAACATCTTACATTTTCTTTAATCATGACATCCCTGTTCCCTTTCAAAAAGAACACAAGTAAAATTTACAACACTCACTCTTGTTGATTACATGTCAGGcaaattttctttaatcttGACACTGAAAATAACATTTGCACGtccctttcttcatttttgcaCAAAATAACGCGAAAAAACTCGAGGAAGAAGATGAACTGTGTTGGCTTCCAATTTAATGGAGAAACTTATCAAGAGAGCCAGCTAACTGCCACTCTTTAAAGCTCAGGGTGAACTTTTGTAATTTACCCTTCAGATGTAAAACACAAAGGAGTATGTATTCTTCCACAATGTGTCTTCAACTTAATCACTTTCATTTAACCCTAACCCTTACTTGATATACATTTCTCCCATGCTCAAACCTATGAATACATACTGACAATCCCTTTACTCTTTTGCACAAAGATATACCTCTATACGACGACGTAAACACTCTCCTTCCTCAAAACATTGACACCCCCATCCACAATGCTGGGATTTTACCTCAGGGTCTCCTagaaattcattatttttttaccaaaaaaaaataaaagaattctCCATGTCCAAACAAGAATACTATTACGAGGAGGCTCTGTCGGTTTTATAACTGGGTACAACTTCAATAATATGTAATAACAAAAGAAACTACTAAACCTCCAAAGTCTGCAACTGAACAGTAAGAGGATTTGTGGCTGATGAAATAGATGAAGCCACTACAAACACCAAGATTCAGGTCTTACCATTTGAATACTTACACCCGCAATCTGCACAGCTTCTTCATCCATTCCCAAAACCCAATTAAAGGCACCAATAATACAAAGCATCCTTTCAAGTCTCTAACACTTAGTACTAACTTTAGATGGAAAATTAGACAGAAAAGACTGTCTTCCATTGAGCAATTCTTGGCTGGCAGACTGGATTACAACAATTTCACTGCTACACTATCAACTATCTATGAGATGATGTGTgcaaagaaaatcaaaaaaagaGTTGTACGATAGTTATCTCTACggtaaaacaaattaatcaattaacagAGTAGTGGACAGACTCACAATCATAAATCTGATTACCTAATTTCTGCAGTAACAATTCAGAATCAAGCAGAAATAACAAGTTTAAATGTTCTTACCCATATGGTGAAGAGAGAAGTTCTGCATGCTAACAAGGGGAAAGATCATTAtaatatagtaaaaaaaaaaaaagacattcTCATAATAGATAACAGAAGACAAGTTAATCAGATGTCAACTTTGTTAATTCAAAAGCATAACCAGAATACCACATATGAATCCCATAAGAAggcaaattaatttaaaaataagtttgtaCTTTAGACATAGGAAAAGAAACTACTTGTGTTACTAAATAGGCTTATACACAGTGTAAAAGAAATCcctcaaattaaaattaaaatgagtAGAATGATAGATAAATAAGTTAAAGAGGCTTTATGACATTAAGCAAAAGAAATGCAAGTACATCAGTCACAAATTTACCTTACATACTAGAAGGTTCTTTTTCAAACTTAAGGAAGGTGAAATTGATACAGATATATGCCTGTAATGGAAAGAACCTTCATGGATAAACCTCTCCCAGCTAAACAAAATACACCCACTACCCCCTTTCcgaacaaaaaagaaaggacaaaaagaaaaagaaggctGGAAAGGATGCCTACTTTCTAAATCATATTTAGGgcagagaaaggaaaggagaACAGAACCAATTCATCCTCTCTTTTCCCTGCCAAACTaacaaaatgcaaaagaacATTAAGAACTAAACTACAAATCTACTTAGACCGCATATATCCAGAAGTTGCATGTTTCAATAACCATAATCAAAACAGTCCCAAGCACCAACGTTTAGAGAAAAGACTTACATTAACGAGGGACAGTCTAACCAGTCACCGTCGCCAATGCTCTTCATGAGTGCACTTCCTCGTTCCTTGTTTCATTGTTGTCAGCAGACTCATTCCTTGCTTCTTCACACCTGGActcatttttctcttcttcaacAATCTTCTCCCCTACAAACTCACTGCCTCCTGATTCATCACCTTTGACCTCGTTTTCCTTGTCTCGAAATATTTCCTCCCTCAGAGCTTGACCCTTCAATTCATCATCCCTTCTTCCTTCATTTTTCAGCTCACCTTCTCTTGCAACATCATCTTCCGCTCCAATCTCATCCGTACTAGCATCCCTTAGACCTTCATTCTGAGGCATTTCACTACTATTATCCTCCTCCATAACATCAACATTTCTACTTTTTCCAGCGGTAAACTCAACCATGTGCGCATTATTATGATCAGCAGCACTAGTAACCACCCTAACATCAGAACCACCGCCCTCACTCTCATTATCAGACCCATTCTCCACAACCTCCTCATTAACATCTTCCACTACCTGACTCTGCCTTTCCAAAAACTGTAACCTCCTCCTCAAATCTCCCAATTCCCTCTCCATCAAAAACAACCTTTCCTTCAATGTCAAATTCTCTTCTTCCAGTTGAGCTATATGGGTATCTTGATCATCAACTCTATTCTCCAAAACATTGTTATAATCACCTCCGTAACTTGGATATATCATCTCAAACCTACTCAAATCATGGTCCAATCTCCTCTCCACCTCCACGTGCTCTTCCACATCGCTCTCACTCGATCCCCCACCATTTCCCCCATCCTCATCTTCCTCATCATCATGACCAACTTCCGGTGATCGAAGCCGAATCAACCCTTTCATCGACCCATAACCATCCACACCCCATTCTTCCTTGGCCATATCACCCAAAACCTCCCGCGACGGTGAAAATATCGGCGTTGGAAGCACCGCAGGCGTCACCGGACACGGAGACACCAAGGACGCTATCCCACCTGATTTTTTCGCTCGGATTATAAACGAGGTCGTGTTCCTCGGCGCGTAGGGGGCAAACCGATTGTTGTTGTTATTGAATTTCTTCTTGTTGCCGTAAAATTTCCTGGCTTTTAACCGATTCTGTGATTGGAGCTCATTAAGAGTTGGAGGTTTGTACCCTTGAGTATTACTACCGGAAGCAGCGGAAACAGAGGAAATTGCAGAAAGAGAGGCCATGGGCAAAGGCTTATTATCGAACTTTCTAGAATCTTTACCGGCGGTGACTTTCTTGCCCTTCCAATTGTTATTACGATTGAAAGAAGGGAATTTCTTGCTAaggttagggttagggtttggGTCCTGAGATTGCCAAGGCTTGTAGCTTCGATTCAACATCATCGGAGGAGGTGGCTGATTCATCATCTGCGGACCGGAGCTCATCGGCTGCGACTGAGCCTGAGCCGCAGCCAACTGGTTCATCGCCTGAGAATGAGCCGCCGCCGCTGCCGCCATCAACTGATGAGACTGGTTCATCATCTGCGGCTGAACCGGAACTTGTACCTGAACGgaattcatcatcatttgaGGTGGCTGATTCATCATCTGAGACTGATCATTcatcgtttttttttttttgttcttttctttcacccaagaaaataatcaaggaactctaaaaagaaaaaacaaaccctaatttttcagttttagaATTGGAAATTTGTCGCCAGATTCAAAAGAATTATTGATCCGttaatttcttttgcttcCTTTTGTTCTCAATCTAAAACCgaaaaattagattaaatttGCTTcgaaatcaattcttcttccTATTTTTCGCTTCGTATTTCCAAGATCTGGAGATTTTCTGACCCAACAGGGAGGGCAAGGGTTGCTTTTATATGGCGAGAAGCAGGGTGTCTGGAGAGTTAGATATTACGGATTAAATATTGACGGCCAAGATGGGATGCACGTGTCCATGACGAGATATAGATGGAGTAGGTTTGTTTCACGGGATTGGATTTTCTGAAAGTTTGGAGATGTGGCCCTTAGattgtgataattataatcgTACCCCTCTGATCGGATTGCGTAGCTGTCATGTCAATTCATGTTTGCTTGGGGATGGACAAGTAAGAGAAAGgggttgttttttttttttcttttttttaaattgagggaaagggattttaattttattttttaaataaaggatTATGGACCAAATACTCAAATGAAAtgcagagagagaaaggaattGCTTGCAgatgaagcaaaagaaaagaatgttATCAAGAACGGTTATGAATATGATATTAGTGAGTTTTGGTACAAGAGAGAGGAGCAAGGTGGTGGTTGTTTTCTTAGAACtaatgatgaattaatttttattagtcacaatattaattatcaattatgatatgttaacatattatgtcattatcaattaaaacatttcaacATATCATATCGCAATACGTGACATAAAATGACACGTGACATTTTTTACTACGTTAACTATTAATCATAAAGACtaatttgatccaaaataaaaatataaaaatttaattaaatataataaaaaaatttatttaaattttttaaaataatttaataatttttttaggtattatgcttttcatatataattcCAGCAGATACCCTAGATTTGTCACCTGCGGCAAAATTAAATAAGCATTCTCAGGATTCACTTATATTTATTGATAATAAAAGATAATGATGCACAATCTTTCCAAAATACAGCAGCCATGAATAATGCCATCATGTGTTATGAGTAATGTTAGGCAGGCCAGAGAACTAtcctataaataaaaaataaaaataaaatctgtAACAATATATAAAACGATGAGTTGGGATTTGGGAAGCTTCGTGAGAGTGCCGCATCACAACTTCATGGAACTTTCTTTATCAATCGCAATTTTGAttgttatatttgtttttatttttatatttttctttttctttcaattttcagcaagattgtttttatttaatttttttctttttcattccaATGACAACTGGCCAAGtgcaaataaaaaaggaacataaaaaaatactgaaaaaaaagaaaataatattaaaaaaatttagagagTTTGATGtttgaagtttttattttctattcattgtaaaagtttttatatttagaaaatttttaaaaggcataatatttaaaaagtcTCTAAactattcaaataaatttttatttttatattacgtttaattaaacccttatacttttattttaagccgaataagttttttttttatttttattttaagtcaaataaatctttataactAGTGGTTAATTTAATCAGAATATTACTTATCATTCTATGTCACATGATGCTGACATGTAATAATGGATCATGACCTGGCATTTTGACATGGCCATGTGACAATTTTTCACCATCCACAAAATGACAAGTAGTATTTTGACTAATCGCAATTAAACAACCATTAGTTATAGAGGGTTTATTTGacgtaaaataaaaatacaatgcCTTAATTGAACGCAATAGATAAATAAGAGCTTCTTTAAATTTTGTCAAATAGTTCAGTGACTTGTTTTAGTATTATGTCTTTTTAAaactatattaattttaaataattaaatttttaaatgtatgaattatatataaaatttttatatttctattatatctttaaatataaaaaaattgtaaccCAAAACACAACcttgagaaaattttaatgataatataaaaagattaaaagaaaatacatCACGTCCACACGTACAAAATAACCCaggaaaattttatatttctattATATGTTTATTTCAGTTCATTATAAAGAATTCTTCCATGACATTAAATACACATACATACACAGAATCACGGATTTAGACATTGAGTCTCCGAAAAGCAAAGTAATCTTATATTTGTTAATCCaaacaaaatagaattatAAATGTAAACAAAatactaaaaatgattgtcaAACTCACAacattttaagtttaaaacaACTAAGGaagataaatgaaaaatacacATGACATATATTCAAATTATGTAACAATAAAACTTAtagattataaaattaaaatattactacCATACTATATTCaaagattgaaaaaatataaaacaaatcAATAAACTTAACAACGTACAAATTAATGGCgctttcataatttttcaatgaattaggaattttttttaattctttttgcACACTATTGTTATCCcatattctaaaaaaaaaactgtatAAATGACCCAATAACTAAACAATGTAGTTTctattaaaatagaaaaaattaaaagtgaGACTTTGAGATGATTTCattctaaattaattattgaatcccctttttcttcttcccctcactctattctttttttcatttcgtTTACGTCCTTCCTTCCcattccttttcttcctctcGTCTTTGTCCTACGCTACTGCCATCACTATTGCCAACAATGGCATCTCCTTTTACCACCTATgttaagaaagaaaactaTTCATTTGGGTTGCATGAGGTCTCACTCCTTAGACACATTATTGATGATGGGAAGATAAGGATGGACCCAAGCAAGGTGAGTGTCATTCTTGAGTGGGAGCGCCCTATTAAGGTCAAGGAGCTGTGGTCTTTCTTGAAGTTAGCCAACTGTTACAAATGGTTCATTCAGGGGTATTTAATCATTACTTCCCTTCTCACGGACATGTTGAAGAAGGGCAAAACATAGGCATAGGACTCAGTGTGCCAACATGCCTCTAATTAGCTAAAGAAGCCAATATGCGAGCAGCCAATGCTAAGGTTGCTTAGCCATATGCAACCATACGAGGTGAACACAGATGCAAGTAACTTTACCATAGACGGATACTGATGTAAAAGGGACACGCCATTACGTATGATAGTAAGAAGCTCAATAATattgaaggaaaaaacaaTGTGTAGGAGAAGAATATGTGGATAATGGTGAACTACTTATGTACATGGAGACATTACTTGCTAGACTCTCTACTTGTGGTCAAGATCGACAATGTGGTcgctttttacttttaaagtgagaaaaaacTCATTCCCAAACAAACTAGATGGTATGATTTCTTTGCAGAGTTTGATTATAACTAAGAATACAAGTTGGGTAAGGTTAACTTGGTGGTAGATGCGTTAAGCCACAAGGTCACACTAGCGAGGGTTAGCGAGCAACGTGAGGAGTTATTGCCATGCATCTGAAAGGGTCTAGCTCATGATCCCACAGCTTAATCTATATTGGAGCTTGCCAAACAAGGCAAGACTAGAAGGTTTTAGGAGCATAAAGGTCTATTGTATGCCAAGGGCAAAAGAATACATGTGTCGCAATATGAAAGCCTGCTCGAGCATATTCTGAAAGAGTGCCATAACAATTATTGGGCAGGGCACTCTAGCTTAAATAGAACTTTGACGTTGATCGACGTAGAATTTTGCTAACCCTACTCTAAGAAAGATATAAAGAGATATGTGAGGATCTGTTTGGTGTCCTAACAAGACAAGGTTGAGTAGAAAAGGCCAAGAGGATTGCTTGACCTGTTATTATTACTCGACAGGCCATGAGACAATGTCAACATGGATATCATCATGGGATTGCCTCGGGTTGATGGTTTAGGAAGTATTATGGTGGTAGTGGACAAATTCTTTAAGTATGCCATCTTTATAGCTACCACTTGTGGAAGCAATCAAGCTATTCATGAAGTATGTGAAGTACTGGGGGGTCTTGAGGACCATTATTAATGATAAGACGATTGGTTCATCGATAAATTCTAGATTGAGTTGTTCAAGTTGTTGGGGTATAAGTCGTGTTTTTCCATTAGTTTTCACCCACAAATCGATGGACAGACCAAGAGGCTGAACTTGATGTTTGAGCTTTATTTATGCCACTTTGTGCTTAACACTAAAATAAACCAACTTCGATGGCTCAATGTGGCACAGTTTTCTCACAAACCTTTAGCATTGTGAGTTTACAAGACAAAGCCCCTTGTAGATAATGAATGGGAACTAGCCCTTGACACCTAATGTAGTAGTTGCAAGATACACTAAACCAATACATGTTGCGTATAAGTATGCTCTAGCATGGAATGAGTAGTAAGACATAGCTCAAGCTTGCCTCCACCAAGCCATTAAGAAAGCCAAGAAATGGGCTGGCAGATTTTAAAGAGAGAGGCTCATATCGATATAGGGGACATGGTAATGGTGAAACTCCACTTGTGTTAAGGCATAAAAGGCAACATAAGAGCCTAGTTCGAAGGTATGAAGGACCTTACAAGATggtgaaaagaataaaaaatgtggCCTACAAGCTTGATATGCTACTCGAACTCAAGGTTCACTTAATCTTTAATGTGAGCATGCTCCTACCATGAGGATGAGGTGGACCTTAACGGAGGAGTGAGCCATAAGGCACCAATGAGGGTCAAGGCTACATACGAGAAGGAGCTAAAGGAAGTGTTAGTCGTCAAGGTGCTCAAATGGAATAATTACATGCCACAACACTAGTATCTTGTGAAGTGGAAAAGATAACCCAAGAATGAAGCTAGTTGGGTGTAACGACCCCTCCTTGGTCGCTACCGGCGTCTGAGACTTCTAAAGAATTTTTGTTAAGTTTCGAACAAGCCTCATTTAAGACTTTCGCTAGattcattaaatacatataatcaAATCACTTGTGTACgcaaatattaataattaaattactatctacttcattcaaaataataacaattcacatttataagttaacaacatttttcaacatctcACAAATTTCATTCTGACACAACCCTAAATAGAGGAGTGACTCGGAGCGGGGttaggagatgcctttacctactTTGTCGTGGTCCGTATGCACTGATGGTTACACGTTAGACTGATCTCTATctataaaaaaggaaaataaaaggggtgtgagtcttataaactcagtgatcatcatcGACCCCGTGAGCAGGCGAAGAGGGAAAACAAACATAAAGGTGGAATGTTTATAAACTCAGGAGTAAGCATAGaaaacatatttcataaaactgagattttgttttttataccTTGCAGTTCTTAAGAATAATAATTCACAAATAAACATATGTGAAAATAGTTGTATTTAGGGTATTAGAAAATCTTTCAACCCCGACATCCAGTCATCATTAAATTCaatgacaagtgaaaaatgaaaattctcaaatataaaaaggCGAATTAATTGATCACCAATAAATAGGTAAATTTCACTTgccattaaataaaaattttcaagtattaATGCCATGCATAGTGAAGTAAAAATCTACAAGTAAGCATCGTCCTCGGGTAGGTTTAGTATAGCCCTTAGGCTTACTATCTCAGACATCAtcacctactcgtgggaactgcCCACGCCATTATGTGAATCGGGGCTTCAGGTCCCtctttacctactcgtgggaattACCCACttcacaaaatataaatcggggcttcaggTAACCCACGTCACCAAatataaatcggggcttcaggtccccctttgcctactcgtgggaactacccaCGTCACTAAatataaatcggggcttcaggTCTCCCTTTTTACAATCAAATATCGATAATCAACAATTCTtactttgtgcacaaagacCACACTTGACTTGGTGTGGCAACAAGTCCTACTCAAAGTATCTCAATCacgttaaaataaaatcattgcAATTTAATACATTTGCATAACATGACAGATTAAAAgctatataatcataaaatgaatgttgtgcataatttatttcaaagcaTGGCATATTTACTAAATCGGAATgctaaatgaaataaataatttatcatcaaCTTTTATGAATCAAAACAAAGGCCATTGACTTAAACATCAGACATACTTGCAAGGTATGATTTTGAAGTAAAAGCCAGTCAAAAGTTTGTTTTCCCATATTTAAAAAcatgtagatatatatatatatatatatatatatatatatatatatatatatatatatatctattaaagaaaaacatatttaaaatcCTTGTCACAAACACAAACAACTTAAAgctttctaccaactcatACTGTCCACAATTTTGTCAACTATCAAAtatgacatatatatatatatatatattatattatagggacatagttttgaaatttagcacccaTTCACCCCATAATAGCGGGACGTTATTTCGCTATTGTTTCATACGTGTAGTTAGCTattttctcttccttctcGTTTTTTGTTCTCCCCTTGTTACCGATCTTCCTTACAGCCGGtgcttctctttctcttcttccttcttcctttctcttcttcctctttctcctCTAGCATCGTCGCtgctttttctctcttttttctcttttgtcgCTGCTCcttctctcatttttctcctttgtCGCTGCTCcatttctccttcttcttcgttatatttctcttcttttttccctctctttcttctcctcgTCATCGTgcttcttctctctttcttcttctatttctttctcttctttcttccctctctttcttcttctcgtCACCGTActccttctctctttcttcttctctttctcttttttttttcttctcctcgAGATGTTGTTCCCCCTCTCTTCTTATTTTtcctctttcctttctctctctcggGCCTCCaactctctttcttctctttcctcctctttttcttcttctctttctttcttgtcttttctccttttttggcagcttgacttttcttcttctctctcctttcttccttctctttttggtcggccccttttttttcttcttttcttttctcttctcttgCCGGCCCCCActtacttcttcttcttcttcatcttttttttttttatgaataggGCGTCACATTGGGAGTTAGTGGAGGACTTATGGTAGTCCTAAGATAAGATGGAGGCATTCCATGGGACAGCGAGGATGTTACTAGGTTAAATAGGGGAGGGTGTCATGACTCGTGATTCAAAAAGCCAAAAGGGGATAAACATGGCCATCAAGTTTGCAAGTGAAGTGGCAGGACCTTAGGTAACCCATTTCCATTGAGCCCATGAGATGGGAGAATAACCTTTTTAGTATAGAAACACATAGATAGATCACCCGAGGTGTACACCAACACATGACTTGCATACAAGCTAAATCACATGCAGCGAGATAGCTTATGCACACTATCAAGCTTGCTCGTATCTTACACGCAACATCAATATGTAAATTGGATAAGATTACAGTGAACAATCCGTTAGAAAGgcaaattatcaaattattgtGCGAGAGCCTCCTATTGCATTTTGAATCATTATAGTTGTTTGACACAACTTCACTTGTTAGAGAGAGCGAGCCTCCCTTAAGCTCCAAAATAGATTGTAAAAGTAGGAGTAGCTATTTGAAGAGGCTTTGTATATAAATACTCCATCTTAATTCATTATACAATTACTCTCAATATCTCTTCTTACACACTTTTACTTTGCATACATTGCTTACATGTATGCTTACATTTCATATTGCACATTGTATTGCTTGTAAAGGTTACCACTTTTATatagttttgatattttaggTTGACTTAAGCTCAAGTTCAGTTTGCAAAAAGGTTTAAAGCTCCAGGTCGACGATTTACGGAACCATCACGTGACATTGTGTGAAGCATTgagttaaaaagaaaaggctaAAGTAAACACGGCTAAGGTACATTTGCTTCTAAacttttaaccaaaaaaaaaaagcaaaaagctTTTCAACTCATCTCCTTTTTCTATGAGAAAGCCccaaataaaaacatgtagGAAGGAATCCCATTCACTCAGTTTGGTATTGGAATCACAAACTATTCCCACTTAAAACTTGACAACATCTACCATAAATAATACACTTTGGATTCCTACTTTACTCCATTTCCAACTTTGCGTAAACAAAACCATTTATCAAACTTATCACCATACCATCTTTACATTCTaagatatttctttttctttcttctttttttaacaatatcataaagaaagtttttgttgttttagaGGAAAAAAATGCAACTaagttaaactatttttacttgttaatctcattaattaaatttcatttaattggTATTTTTACTaccttttacctttttttcaaaaaaaagaaaaaagtacaTTGGAcataaaagcaaataaaactttaaagaATTATACACAAAACatctaatattaaattattttagatGGCAAAATGTATGATTCTCTTTCTACATAAATGTATCTTATAATCGATGTTATATTTGTAATagttattatatttgaaatcaattataactttattttatagcaattcttcaaaaagtaaaaagtaaataacaaaaaacagctaaaaaaagcataaaaaataaaaaactaaattaattatgaagtTGATGCCTAAGTTGCTATATCTAAATGTCATGAATGATGCCTCGACTTCCTAAGTTAAAAACCTCCCTCCCTTTCCAATTACGTTAACATCATCAATGGGATTTAGTTTGGTACAATTATTATAAGAATTGAATGCAAACAttgcataaaaattaattaaaattttatgcacctatatatatatttgcaagAATATGGAAAATGTTGGAGAGTTGATCTTGAATCTGGTGATTATTAGGAGTCGAGAATCAACAGTTTGTTCAAATAATGAAGATGGTTGGTTGACTAAATGATGGCCACAATGTCGTTTTAGTTTgagtttttatttgatttttctaaaaCGGTTCTTTTTTATGTCACTTATAGCTTTATGTTTCAGTTAGTTGAAACGGCA from Theobroma cacao cultivar B97-61/B2 chromosome 9, Criollo_cocoa_genome_V2, whole genome shotgun sequence harbors:
- the LOC18589671 gene encoding uncharacterized protein LOC18589671 — protein: MNDQSQMMNQPPQMMMNSVQVQVPVQPQMMNQSHQLMAAAAAAHSQAMNQLAAAQAQSQPMSSGPQMMNQPPPPMMLNRSYKPWQSQDPNPNPNLSKKFPSFNRNNNWKGKKVTAGKDSRKFDNKPLPMASLSAISSVSAASGSNTQGYKPPTLNELQSQNRLKARKFYGNKKKFNNNNNRFAPYAPRNTTSFIIRAKKSGGIASLVSPCPVTPAVLPTPIFSPSREVLGDMAKEEWGVDGYGSMKGLIRLRSPEVGHDDEEDEDGGNGGGSSESDVEEHVEVERRLDHDLSRFEMIYPSYGGDYNNVLENRVDDQDTHIAQLEEENLTLKERLFLMERELGDLRRRLQFLERQSQVVEDVNEEVVENGSDNESEGGGSDVRVVTSAADHNNAHMVEFTAGKSRNVDVMEEDNSSEMPQNEGLRDASTDEIGAEDDVAREGELKNEGRRDDELKGQALREEIFRDKENEVKGDESGGSEFVGEKIVEEEKNESRCEEARNESADNNETRNEEVHS